The window GTCCACCCATTTATTTTAGAATAAATTGGTACTTTTTCCATGATTTTCGAGGATAACGATTGCATTATCCGTGTCTTCATCGAGCAATCACATATTCCTTTGATTATCATCAATAGGTATCCTTCGGATTTAGCTGGGGTGTGCTTGAGTTGAGCGTCCTGAGAATTGGGAGTCGAAGTCGGAGTCAGGACCGCCTGAGCTGGGAGTCGAGTGGAGGGCTACCCGACCTTTTCTTTGACTGCTATATTAGCAGGACCATTGATTATCTTGGCCGTATAGCACCCATGATTATCCCCATATCAGTAATATTGTAATCCATGTCATGGTAATGGTAATAGAAATATTTACATGaattccattatttattttaaatatttggaaatgcaagaaaaaaaaaagtctgTCTACATAATTAAAAATGCTTCGCGAACCCTAACAACAGGATCCTTATGTTTGCTAAATGAAATGGATCAAAATGAAGCAAGAAAGCAAATGAAGGCCAAATGAAAGcagaaaagagattaaaaaaaaaaaaaaggaggaccATTGCTCACTCCAAGGACACGACGATGGCCCTGGCCATGTTTGCCAATTTGAGATAGTCACTGCCCGCCGGCGCCGGCAGCGCTCCCTTGTTGTTGCCGTCCGTGAACGCCGCCTTGCACTTCTTCGCGGCAGCGGTGGCGTCCCCGAGCTGCTGCTCCGCCTTCTTGTACACACGGGCGGCGATGTTGTCCACCGCGTTCCGCATGCGCTCAACGGCGTCGGCGTACGCGTCCAGGCACTTGTCGAAGCTGCTCTTGGCGGCGGACTCTGTTTCCAGGTTAATGAGCTCCTCGATCTCGGACTCGGCACTGGCGGCGTGGGCTATGGCGGTCCGCGTGGCGACCAAGGCGAGGTCGTGGAGGTCTCCCGAGGGGGACTTCTTGAGGGTTTTGACGCAGAAGTCGTAGCCGACTGCGGGATACTTGTCGGCGACGAGCTTGCAGGCGTCCTTAACGTTGGTGGTACTAGCGCAGGTGGGTGGATGGCTGGTGGCGGATACCTGGTTCACGGAGAGGAAGAGGgcgagggagaagaagaagaaggaggaggaggagaagagaaggatgcGCTGCATGGtgagtattatatatatatatatagtaatatCTGAGAGCTACTGAGCACCGATCTGTGGCGATGAGGGAGGAGATGGAGGTTTCGTTATTTGTTGCTTGCGGCGATGGATCGAAGGAGGTTGTCGTGCAATTTATAGGGAGAGATGGGATCGAGGCATTGCTGATGAGGAGAAGCGACTCTAGCGTTGAGCCAGCGACGATGCAGTACCACCTACTCGTTGGCGTCAATTTCGGGTGCTCAGAACCGCAGATGCATGCACGTGGAAGAGATTTTTTTTCGTTTTTATTCTTATGTTTGGATAAATTATTTATTGGCCCATGTCAAAAAGTAATGAATTTGTTGTGCGTTTACCTCGAGGGAGGTGGTCATGTCGTTCCTCCGTAATAAGGAATATTATAGGCGGATCTAAATATAATATGACCATTAAAATTAAGAAGAGGTAGTAATTAGCATGTGACCTTGCTCTTCATCTAACGCTAAGATTTATTTTTGACATGAATTTGTTGTGCGTTTACCTCGAGGGAGGTGGTCATGTCGTTCCTCCGTAATAAGGAATATTATAGGCGGATCTAAATATAATGTGACCATTAAAATTAAGAAGAGGTAGTAATTAGCATGTGACCTTGCTCTTCATCTAGCGCTAAGATTTTTATAATGAGGATAATAGGTTTAGAAGTTGGTCGGATCTAGGAAACTTAATGTCTCATTCCTATATTAAGACATGTCAATCCTCTTTCATATAGCCGATCAGATTTACACAGTTCAACATCCGCGTCTCTTATACGTACAGAAGATAAATGTAAAGGAACTCTTCTTATAAACTCGACTGGAATTCCAAATCTCAGGTTTTCACTTCAAGGGCAAGTCTTCTCTCTTATGGATGATTGACTTAGAGTACCAATAAAATCTCCAGGGATTCAGTTCCTCATTCCTTAGAGACAAATATCCTGGTATATGGCTGGACAGCTAAAGAATCGACCGGACCTAGAGGACTTATCTTTATATCACTTCTAAAATAGATCTCCAGTACCACCCAGTGCATAACCGAGCAGCTTAAGGGAAGGATGAATATATAGTCAATCGATTTATAAACCTGGCTGAGATATACTCAGTATGCAATGGGGTTAGAAAATTACAACTTGTCAGAATAACAACTATATATCAGAAAATATTCCTCTATTATAATATGAGCATTTACTAGAACCTTCTTTGAAGGTGATTGCATTTTCCATCAGCCGACAACTTATGACAACATATTTCTTTGACCACCTCATTAATGACATAAGTTACAAAAGACAAAAGAGGTGCACATATGGGTAACGGAAGATTCTTCGAACGGTTACTGTACATCGCCCAGGTCGTATGTCTTCCCTTACTCGACGATCTCTGACATTCTTTGCCACCTCATGATTACGAAAGTTATGAGAGGTGTTATGTAATGGGGGTTCTTTCTGTTGGCAAGGTACACACACCTTACAACTGTCTCACTTACGCACACGCATTCTACTGTTCTTCTCTCCATTTACTCGCTCGGATGTCATACTAACTTAACTGTCGgagtgtaggtgcagcggagaccggcaagaggggggtgaattgctaaaaacaaaaaataaaactaccctcctcggatttcagcTCAGAAATAAATTgagtagaaaaataatagagacagaaaatagaaacagaaacagaattttaacctggttacaaccaagagagttgttaatccagggcagtgaaaagcgcactaagaaaattctcctttgctgaaagcgaagaaaccttttacactctaattgctcagaactactactaggaattgcttacagagttgGATGTAGAAGATGttattaattcctagctccagggacctttaaatagcctctgaaaatatgatctcgagggtccaaggcgcctccaataggggtccaaggcgcctccaagaggtgagtggataaaactttatccgcggcttgaaacggtcactttgacctgttgaaggcgccttcaacaagcttgaaggcgccttcaagctggaggcgcctccaagcatgatggaggcgcctccaagcatgatggaggcgcctccaagctggcagctccaatttcaacttggtttcttcagcttccgacgctccgttcttttaggtgattgcggccaaccgaaatagggctcacccgaacccaattcccgatcttctcctcgagcagccttccgtcccagcttaacgtccctcgaacgccgcacacgctcttcacgcccaccatagtactcttccgcagctctctcgtccttcggacgcaccgagcccgtcggctcccttcccgtgccgtccttctcgctagctgcgtcttccgctcgacttcctgtgctcctaaactcctgcacactcagacacagggatcaaacacagcacgacctaaccaacttggttgatcacatcaaaactaccacggggtccaacaatctccccctttttgatgtgcatcaacccaagttcaagttagagtttaaatagacataaatagtaattttaaaggaaattactaaactaacatatttaagcataaatttgcaataaataaaattacaacatagtttagaaaaaatatttaaaaagtttttaattttctaatttttctaactccccctaaacttgtacctttctctccccctttgatcacagcaaaaatggggtacaaatAAGAAAATCTTAagcacattaaaaaaaattttgagaaaaaatgaatttttagaaaaaaatttctaagttttcagaaaaattttctaagccaaagtgatatttttagaatttaaaaaaaaaatctaagttaaacttaatttttgtatgtaaaaaaatatctaagtcaaatgaagttttctagaatatttccaaagaaaatttctaaaaagaattttttaaaaaataattctaagttaaactgaattttcaaacaaaatttctaagtcaataaaaaaaattctaagtaagaattttcaaagaaattataagaaaaaatgtttgttaaactttcaaagcattatttaattcttgtttttaatgctttttcagaaagttaattaaacattttctttcaatattttagcttcccggtcgtggcgaggcactaggccttcttagttattggagcaacaaccacttccttagacaaagcttccataaagaatttcaatgtttaattttcttactttaaagcttttaacttaaaagaaattaatttagcacagattttggaacccaatagaggttcctccCTACTGAGATTAATCAgatatctagggggtacataaattttggacacttttctaagttgaccctgatggtttctaatgtaccagtttaattttccataagttcttaattttgatttaggaaatttatttaagcatgcatcagattccaatttttcaatttctaattttaatctatcattttctgattttatattATCGTACTGATCcgacggtaagaacaggggatccCCGTTCCGGGaaatcaacgccacgtggaagtcaaaaggtaAAAAGGCCGATCGGAAAAGGGTGGACCTACCGATCGACCGGGGTCTAAATGAAAGCAAAGGCACCCCGGCAGGGagccggggttccgacgctcatgttgaacagggtcgtatggccgagcgggtatctcgctcggccaaagacataaagtagcaacactgcgAACAATCCACATAGCACACGACCGAGAATCTCCTGAGTGGACCAGCGCATACGACCGACCGGACGTGAGGGAACCGCTGACCGGTCGGACGCTCTTTATGgggtaaaaggagaaaaggacaagggaacatcttctgacagcgggtatgtttgacgatcaggccatacgcaggatcttatgacagagggttccgctgtcccatcagagatgtgctcggactgtagcagtatgatgtcaggtaagcttttctgacaagcccatactgaggtatgggctgaggacacgtatttgcctcggtatgtgtgcttgagccccttcacagctctatataaggagcctcacactttgccagaggtatgcattctctaatATTGAGAGTtgcttctttgttgtccacttgcctgacttgagcgtcggagggtcgtcgccgggaaccccctcccggcccgacttccttgcaggttcgccggaggtccacgcgaccggtcgaagatctacgtcagcagttgggagagcgtcacgtgcctaGCATCCGTTGATTcatcgttcggacaggatcaatttggcgccgtctgtgggaacgctcctgtatccgatcggaagcaatggacgaagctggacgaccacactcggtgatgctctccacagaggagctcgacgctctgatcgagacaagagcagctaagcttgtggaacaaaaacagaaggcacaagccgagcggatggagcaacaagcgacgtccgcatcgggaggccgagcggaagcacccgcTGCCACGGTTccgtttcatcgggccctattccgcacgcctccgGAAGCCGCAGCAGtcaatcgtgatcgaggatcttcatcagacgaagtgcccatacgagacaacagaaaaggcaaggccccccgagcggacacctcccctgagcggatcaaccgtcaattctcggaggccatcttgcgggaccctctgccaaagcactatgtgcccccggcgatcggtgaatacaatggaaccaccgacccggacgatcacctgggtaagttcgacaacacagccacccttcatcaatacacagatggagtaaagtgccgagtgttccttaccaccctctcgggatcggcgcaacggtggtttcgaaggctgccggacggatccatcacaagtttca is drawn from Zingiber officinale cultivar Zhangliang chromosome 1B, Zo_v1.1, whole genome shotgun sequence and contains these coding sequences:
- the LOC122042701 gene encoding putative invertase inhibitor — its product is MQRILLFSSSSFFFFSLALFLSVNQVSATSHPPTCASTTNVKDACKLVADKYPAVGYDFCVKTLKKSPSGDLHDLALVATRTAIAHAASAESEIEELINLETESAAKSSFDKCLDAYADAVERMRNAVDNIAARVYKKAEQQLGDATAAAKKCKAAFTDGNNKGALPAPAGSDYLKLANMARAIVVSLE